The genomic DNA CGAAATCTTTACCTACAGTTCCGAGAATAACAGACTTTTCGCTGAAAAGAGACAGTGCGTACGCAATATTACCTGCGGTTCCACCGAATCTTTCGTCTAGACCGTCAACGAGCAAACTAATATTCAACATGTGAATTTTATCAGGAAGAATATGATCAGAAAAACTACCGGGGAAACTCATAATCCTGTCATACGCCATGGAACCTGAAACTAAAATCTGCATTATAAAATCTCCTTAAACTGTTTCAAAAAGAGAAGGGAAATCCAAGTATGGAATCACACCTCATATAGTAAGCAGCCCCTTTCAACATATACAGAGCTGAGCAAAATCCGATTTGGAAAAAGGACAATATGCTTTGGCCCACTGTAAAGTCAATAAAGCTGTTACGAGGTGTGACTTTTAATCCACTCAAAGAACTCGGAATTCCCTTCTTTTGATTCAACAGCAACAATGCAGGGACAGTCATAGCTATGGAGTTGTTTAACCGTTTCAGTTAACTTTTCCACCAGCTCTGGAACTGTTTTAGCAATCAGCACGGCTTCGGAAGAGCTTTCTATCTTCCCATCCCACCAGTACATCGATTCCATTTTATCAATAATATTAACGCAGGCTGCCAAGTGACGCATGATTAATTCACTGCCGATTTCCCGTGCTTCTTCCACGTCTCCAGCCGTAATATAAACAAGCATCACAGACATTATTAACCTACTTTTTTTACTGACAGATTACAGCGTCAGGCTTTGCTTCAGCAAGGTACCTATTAATTTTAGCAAGCTCACGGTCAGAAACAGTCATACCCTTTTGGACCATTCTAGCG from Maridesulfovibrio frigidus DSM 17176 includes the following:
- the cutA gene encoding divalent-cation tolerance protein CutA, translated to MSVMLVYITAGDVEEAREIGSELIMRHLAACVNIIDKMESMYWWDGKIESSSEAVLIAKTVPELVEKLTETVKQLHSYDCPCIVAVESKEGNSEFFEWIKSHTS